In Leucobacter sp. CX169, a single genomic region encodes these proteins:
- a CDS encoding isocitrate lyase — translation MTAFQNDIEAVEALKAEHGSSWDRINPEHVARMRAQNRFKTGLEIAQYTADIMRRDMVEYDADSSVYTQSLGVWHGFIGQQKMISIKKHLKTTNKRYLYLSGWMVAALRSEFGPLPDQSMHEKTSVPALIEELYTFLRQADARELDLLFTQLDEARRAGDETAVEFIQSQIDNFETHVVPIIADIDAGFGNPEATYLLAKKMIEAGACALQVENQVSDEKQCGHQDGKVTVPHEDFIAKINAIRYAFLELGIDNGVIVTRTDSLGAGLTQKIAVSHTPGDLGDQYNSFLDVEEISEAELGNGDVVIKRDGKLLRPKRLASNLFQFRAGTGEDRCVLDSITSLQNGADLLWIETEKPHVEQIAGMVDRIREVIPNAKLVYNNSPSFNWTLSFRQQAYDLLAEQGADVSAYDRDKLMSVDYDGTELAQLADEKIRTFQKEGAARAGIFHHLITLPTYHTAALSTDNLAKGYFGDEGMLTYVRDVQRQEIRQGIATVKHQNMAGSDIGDNHKEYFAGDAALKAGGKDNTMNQFN, via the coding sequence ATGACTGCATTCCAGAACGACATCGAGGCCGTAGAGGCGCTCAAGGCAGAGCACGGCTCGAGCTGGGACCGCATCAACCCCGAGCACGTCGCCCGCATGCGCGCGCAGAACCGTTTCAAGACGGGCCTCGAGATCGCTCAGTACACCGCCGACATCATGCGTCGCGACATGGTCGAGTACGACGCCGACTCCTCGGTCTACACGCAGTCGCTCGGTGTCTGGCACGGCTTCATCGGTCAGCAGAAGATGATCTCGATCAAGAAGCACCTCAAGACCACGAACAAGCGTTACCTCTACCTCTCGGGCTGGATGGTCGCTGCCCTCCGCTCGGAGTTCGGCCCGCTGCCCGATCAGTCGATGCACGAGAAGACCTCGGTGCCGGCACTGATCGAAGAGCTCTACACCTTCCTGCGCCAGGCTGACGCGCGCGAGCTTGACCTGCTCTTCACTCAGCTCGACGAGGCCCGGCGCGCCGGTGACGAGACCGCGGTCGAGTTCATCCAGTCGCAGATCGACAACTTCGAGACGCACGTCGTGCCGATCATCGCCGACATCGATGCCGGCTTCGGCAACCCCGAGGCGACCTACCTCCTCGCGAAGAAGATGATCGAGGCCGGCGCCTGCGCACTGCAGGTCGAGAACCAGGTTTCGGACGAGAAGCAGTGCGGTCACCAGGATGGCAAGGTCACCGTTCCGCACGAGGACTTCATCGCGAAGATCAACGCCATCCGCTACGCGTTCCTTGAGCTCGGCATCGACAACGGCGTGATCGTGACTCGCACCGACTCGCTCGGCGCGGGCCTCACCCAGAAGATCGCCGTGAGCCACACCCCGGGCGATCTGGGCGACCAGTACAACTCGTTCCTCGACGTCGAGGAGATCTCGGAGGCGGAGCTCGGCAATGGCGATGTCGTCATCAAGCGCGACGGCAAGCTGCTGCGCCCGAAGCGCCTCGCCAGCAACCTGTTCCAGTTCCGCGCAGGTACCGGCGAGGACCGTTGCGTGCTCGACAGCATCACGTCACTGCAGAACGGCGCCGACCTGCTCTGGATCGAGACCGAGAAGCCGCACGTCGAGCAGATCGCCGGCATGGTTGACCGCATCCGCGAGGTCATCCCGAACGCGAAGCTCGTCTACAACAACAGCCCCTCGTTCAACTGGACGCTGAGCTTCCGCCAGCAGGCCTACGACCTGCTCGCCGAGCAGGGCGCCGACGTCTCGGCGTACGACCGCGACAAGCTGATGAGCGTGGACTACGACGGCACCGAGCTCGCGCAGCTCGCCGACGAGAAGATCCGCACGTTCCAGAAGGAAGGCGCGGCGCGAGCCGGCATCTTCCACCACCTCATCACTCTGCCGACCTACCACACGGCCGCGCTGTCGACCGACAACCTGGCTAAGGGCTACTTCGGTGACGAGGGAATGCTCACCTACGTTCGCGACGTGCAGCGCCAGGAGATCCGCCAGGGCATTGCGACGGTGAAGCACCAGAACATGGCCGGCAGCGACATCGGCGACAACCACAAGGAGTACTTTGCTGGCGACGCGGCCCTCAAGGCTGGCGGCAAGGACAACACGATGAACCAGTTCAACTAG
- a CDS encoding DUF4031 domain-containing protein codes for MAIYIDPPLWPAHGTIWSHLVSDASYAELHRFAAALGLPRRSFDLDHYDVPASIYDRAVASGARAVSSRDVVHVLRDSGLRVKHVARATARPGARLTYLREEWAALLPALGPDAPVGESERWQGLGAELIERWNEPHRSYHDLRHLEEVLLALDHLRTRGEPITPITLLAAWFHDAVYSGVGDQDEAESARFAGDALERFGLPVGAVVPVRELIIATLPGAGPAETPPAAVHLLDADLSIFASPAARYAEYTSSVRAEYAHVASEDFRLGRARILRSYLDRPFVYRSPPAQAMWEARARANLTREVGELEQPRLTSQEPST; via the coding sequence ATGGCCATCTACATCGACCCACCGCTGTGGCCGGCGCACGGCACCATCTGGAGCCACCTTGTCTCTGACGCGAGCTACGCCGAGTTGCACCGGTTCGCGGCGGCGCTCGGTCTCCCCCGGCGCAGCTTCGATCTCGACCACTACGACGTGCCCGCATCGATCTACGATCGTGCCGTCGCGTCGGGTGCGAGGGCGGTCAGCAGCCGAGACGTCGTGCATGTGTTGCGCGACTCGGGCCTGCGCGTGAAACACGTCGCCCGGGCGACCGCTCGGCCAGGGGCCCGGCTGACCTATTTGCGGGAGGAATGGGCCGCGCTGCTTCCCGCTCTCGGGCCCGATGCCCCCGTCGGCGAATCGGAACGGTGGCAGGGACTCGGCGCTGAACTCATCGAGCGTTGGAACGAGCCGCACCGCAGCTACCACGACCTCCGCCATCTCGAAGAGGTGCTGCTCGCGCTCGACCACTTGCGCACCCGGGGCGAGCCGATCACGCCGATCACTCTGCTCGCTGCGTGGTTTCACGACGCCGTCTATTCGGGCGTCGGCGACCAGGACGAGGCCGAGTCCGCCCGGTTCGCCGGGGACGCTCTCGAACGGTTCGGGCTCCCGGTGGGTGCCGTCGTCCCGGTGCGCGAGCTGATCATCGCCACACTCCCCGGGGCGGGTCCGGCCGAGACTCCCCCCGCAGCGGTGCATCTCTTGGACGCCGACCTGTCCATCTTCGCCTCCCCCGCCGCACGATACGCGGAGTACACGTCGTCGGTTCGAGCCGAGTACGCGCACGTCGCGAGCGAGGATTTCCGGCTGGGCCGCGCGCGGATCCTGCGCAGTTATCTCGACCGCCCCTTTGTGTACCGCTCGCCACCGGCACAGGCGATGTGGGAGGCGCGGGCCCGCGCGAACCTCACCCGGGAGGTCGGCGAGCTCGAGCAACCCAGGTTGACAAGCCAGGAGCCGTCAACGTAG
- a CDS encoding DUF177 domain-containing protein — protein MKQSVYTENVLDLSRRAGEMREREREFEVPEQLGEAVAIVPAGERMALKIRLESVHEGILATVEISTTVHSECVRCLRKMTAALRVDFQELFAYTRTEADEYEVHGDHVDLEPPLRDAVVLALPFQPVCSPDCPGLDPESGELLAVGETAASHVGTDPRWAALAEFTGQKDRGEGVSSEPESK, from the coding sequence GTGAAGCAATCGGTATATACGGAGAACGTGCTCGACCTCAGTCGTCGTGCCGGCGAGATGCGGGAGCGCGAACGCGAGTTCGAGGTCCCGGAGCAGCTGGGCGAGGCCGTGGCGATCGTTCCCGCGGGCGAGCGTATGGCGCTGAAGATCCGTCTGGAGTCGGTGCACGAGGGCATTCTTGCCACCGTGGAAATCTCGACCACGGTCCATTCCGAGTGTGTTCGTTGCCTTCGGAAGATGACCGCGGCGCTCCGAGTCGATTTTCAGGAGCTTTTCGCATACACTCGTACGGAGGCCGATGAGTATGAGGTTCACGGCGACCACGTGGATCTTGAACCTCCGCTCAGAGACGCGGTAGTGCTTGCACTGCCGTTCCAGCCCGTTTGCAGCCCGGATTGTCCGGGTCTTGATCCCGAATCAGGTGAGCTGCTCGCGGTTGGAGAAACGGCAGCATCGCACGTGGGGACTGATCCTCGCTGGGCGGCGCTTGCTGAGTTCACAGGCCAAAAAGACCGTGGTGAGGGCGTATCGTCCGAGCCGGAAAGCAAGTAG
- a CDS encoding NYN domain-containing protein, whose protein sequence is MSRQREARVAVYFDFDNIVITRYDQVHGALAFRREIRDGKLKEAEATARLKAARVSVEAILDYAATFGPIGLSRAYADWSVPFSVGYRDQLVSRGIELVQLFPLSVRLKNGADIRLAVDAMEDMFRLQDITHVVIVAGDSDYVALVQKAKQLGRYVVGIGVTGGTSRSLIGSCDEYSDYAALLGDEDEDDVDEIEFEAPAEVVPAGRTRRKPAAKAETEVEAEAEAPVATSTPSRRPGPLLRKAMLLLNTKNDKEWQAASEVKNQMLRMDPSFQERALGFATFTDFMRSRANVVEIDDDGPIRVRLRAPSASA, encoded by the coding sequence ATGAGTCGCCAGCGGGAAGCTCGGGTCGCGGTCTACTTCGACTTCGACAACATCGTCATCACCCGCTACGACCAAGTGCATGGCGCCCTGGCGTTCCGGCGCGAGATTCGTGACGGCAAGCTCAAGGAAGCCGAGGCAACCGCGCGGCTGAAGGCCGCCCGGGTGAGCGTCGAGGCGATCCTCGACTATGCCGCGACGTTTGGCCCCATCGGGCTGAGCCGGGCATACGCCGACTGGTCAGTGCCCTTCAGCGTCGGGTATCGCGATCAGCTCGTGTCGCGGGGCATTGAGCTCGTGCAGCTGTTCCCGCTGAGCGTTCGGCTCAAGAACGGCGCCGACATTCGCCTCGCGGTCGACGCGATGGAAGACATGTTTCGCCTGCAGGACATCACGCACGTCGTGATCGTGGCCGGCGACTCTGACTACGTTGCGCTCGTGCAGAAGGCGAAGCAGCTTGGTCGATATGTGGTCGGCATCGGCGTCACGGGTGGCACGAGCCGCTCGTTGATTGGCTCGTGCGACGAGTACTCGGACTACGCTGCCCTGCTGGGTGACGAGGACGAGGACGACGTCGACGAGATCGAGTTCGAGGCCCCCGCCGAAGTCGTGCCCGCTGGGCGGACGAGGCGCAAGCCAGCGGCCAAGGCCGAGACCGAGGTCGAGGCAGAAGCCGAGGCCCCCGTCGCGACGTCGACACCCTCGCGCCGGCCGGGCCCCTTGCTGCGCAAGGCGATGCTGCTGCTGAACACCAAGAATGATAAAGAATGGCAGGCAGCCAGCGAGGTCAAGAACCAGATGCTGCGCATGGACCCCTCCTTCCAGGAGCGTGCGCTCGGCTTTGCGACCTTCACCGACTTCATGCGCTCGCGCGCGAACGTCGTGGAGATCGACGACGATGGGCCGATCCGGGTCCGCCTGCGTGCGCCTTCGGCTTCCGCCTAG
- a CDS encoding response regulator transcription factor yields the protein MTEPTIRVMLVDDQELLRTGFRLILLSEPGIEVVAEAADGAEALAAMEKLAGAGGCDVVLMDVRMPGMNGIEATAAFAERFPGTRVLVLTTFDLDEYATGAIQAGASGFLLKDARPSELTDAIRRVAAGDAAMAPSVTRRLMEQLRATGAVAGVAGPGASPVRGFAAVPAGAQAAPVAAGVPEALAVLTERELDVLRLIADGKNNAEISAELFLSESTVKTHVGRVLAKLQLRDRVHAVILAKQHGL from the coding sequence ATGACTGAGCCCACTATTCGGGTCATGCTGGTGGACGACCAAGAGCTGCTGCGCACCGGGTTCCGCCTCATCCTGCTCTCCGAGCCGGGTATCGAGGTCGTGGCCGAGGCCGCGGATGGAGCCGAGGCGCTCGCCGCCATGGAGAAACTCGCAGGCGCGGGCGGCTGTGACGTCGTGCTCATGGACGTCCGCATGCCCGGCATGAACGGCATCGAGGCAACTGCGGCGTTCGCTGAGCGGTTCCCGGGCACACGCGTGCTCGTGCTCACCACGTTCGACCTCGACGAGTACGCCACCGGGGCGATCCAGGCGGGGGCCAGCGGGTTCCTCCTCAAGGACGCGCGGCCGTCCGAGCTCACCGACGCGATTCGCCGGGTCGCTGCGGGCGACGCGGCCATGGCTCCCTCCGTCACGCGGCGGCTCATGGAACAGCTGCGTGCGACGGGTGCGGTCGCCGGTGTGGCGGGTCCGGGGGCCTCGCCGGTGCGAGGCTTCGCGGCCGTTCCTGCGGGAGCCCAGGCAGCGCCGGTGGCCGCCGGAGTCCCCGAGGCGCTCGCAGTACTCACCGAGCGCGAGCTCGACGTGTTGCGCTTGATCGCGGACGGCAAGAACAACGCTGAGATCAGCGCCGAATTGTTTCTCTCCGAGTCGACGGTAAAGACCCACGTCGGGCGAGTGCTCGCCAAGCTGCAGCTGCGCGACCGGGTGCACGCGGTCATCCTGGCGAAGCAGCACGGGCTGTAA
- the rnc gene encoding ribonuclease III: protein MSGNDQSLPASNRQKPSGAQNRATGGFLASFGVSVEPDLLKQALTHRSWAYEHGGAPHNERLEFLGDSILGQAVTVKLYTDFPEVSEGELSRYRAALVSSIALAEVARGIGVGPELRLGRGEQLTGGREKDSILADAVEALIGAVYLSTDPATAAQFVRDLIGPLLDDPERLTVSLDPKTGLQETAAALGLPNPAYTVVGEGPDHGRTFTATVELDGVTGTGVGTSKKAAELAAAREAVLGLRDRGRGRTQR, encoded by the coding sequence ATGTCAGGGAACGACCAGTCGCTCCCGGCCTCGAATCGTCAGAAGCCGTCGGGCGCGCAAAATCGCGCGACCGGCGGCTTTTTGGCGTCCTTCGGGGTGTCGGTTGAGCCGGACCTGCTGAAGCAGGCGCTGACGCACCGCTCGTGGGCGTACGAGCACGGGGGAGCCCCGCACAACGAACGCCTCGAGTTTCTCGGCGACTCAATTTTGGGTCAGGCTGTCACGGTCAAGCTCTACACCGACTTTCCAGAGGTCAGCGAGGGCGAGCTCAGCCGCTATCGTGCGGCCCTCGTCTCGAGCATTGCGCTGGCCGAGGTCGCTCGCGGCATCGGTGTCGGGCCGGAGCTGCGGCTGGGCCGCGGTGAGCAGCTGACCGGCGGTCGCGAGAAGGATTCGATCCTGGCCGACGCCGTCGAGGCACTCATCGGCGCGGTCTACCTCTCGACTGACCCGGCCACCGCCGCGCAGTTCGTGCGGGACTTGATCGGACCGCTGCTCGACGACCCCGAACGGCTCACCGTTTCGCTCGATCCGAAGACGGGGTTGCAAGAAACCGCTGCTGCACTCGGCTTGCCGAACCCCGCGTACACCGTGGTGGGCGAGGGGCCGGATCACGGCCGCACGTTTACCGCCACGGTTGAGCTTGACGGCGTCACTGGAACCGGTGTCGGCACGAGCAAGAAGGCGGCGGAGCTCGCCGCCGCCCGCGAGGCCGTGCTGGGGCTGCGCGATCGCGGCCGCGGCCGTACTCAGCGCTAG
- a CDS encoding VOC family protein, translating to MAIKLENVGIAVRDINATIAFFTDLGLTLIGRDTVSGDWADVAVGLDGNHAKIAMLQTPDGHGVIELFEYLHPEAIETAPTQPNDIGMHRVAFSVDDIDEALEIAAKHGCYPLRDVATYLDEYKLTYLRGPSGIIVMLAQALKG from the coding sequence ATGGCTATCAAACTCGAGAACGTGGGAATCGCGGTTCGCGATATCAATGCGACCATCGCCTTCTTCACCGACCTCGGCCTGACTCTTATCGGCCGCGACACGGTCAGTGGTGACTGGGCTGACGTTGCCGTCGGCCTCGACGGCAATCACGCCAAGATCGCGATGCTTCAGACGCCCGACGGACACGGAGTCATCGAACTCTTCGAGTACCTCCACCCCGAAGCGATCGAAACGGCGCCGACGCAGCCGAACGACATCGGCATGCACCGGGTGGCGTTCTCCGTCGATGACATCGACGAAGCGCTCGAGATCGCCGCGAAACACGGCTGCTACCCGCTTCGCGACGTGGCCACCTACCTGGACGAGTACAAGCTGACCTATCTCCGCGGCCCAAGCGGGATCATCGTGATGCTCGCCCAGGCGCTGAAGGGTTGA
- a CDS encoding SRPBCC domain-containing protein, with product MSGFAAAAATSHSLSLAAMEEASRLGQRTARVEHLFLALVVNEQLAGQVLRGLGITLDSARQAVQNQDAAQLASIGVSIEAPPAPGRIVFHETGGYEWDAPSIEILRRASAGTQQGDAGAVLRALLDEPSGLIESVLHRLGVGSEFVRARLAEAERIPPAPAIRRRRGSLSGTSETFVPAPIEKVWELVSDPERLPEWDLSIGRVEAEATGHAPKTGDHFLALARTERPDGRPLRTSKQYRRQLVALVEQERPSRIVWRFSYPDAVRANTRVVTIALEPAAGGAHLRLELQWVRNPERQMSLLGWLLRPLARFSIWMQLSQLGSSMSRVFR from the coding sequence GTGAGCGGGTTCGCCGCCGCGGCGGCCACCTCACACTCGCTCTCGCTCGCGGCCATGGAAGAGGCCTCCCGCCTCGGCCAGCGCACCGCCCGCGTCGAGCACCTTTTCCTCGCGCTGGTCGTGAACGAGCAGCTCGCGGGCCAGGTACTGCGCGGGCTGGGAATCACCCTCGACTCCGCACGGCAGGCGGTGCAGAATCAGGACGCCGCACAGCTCGCCTCGATCGGGGTATCGATTGAGGCGCCGCCTGCCCCGGGCCGGATCGTGTTCCACGAGACCGGCGGCTACGAATGGGATGCCCCGTCGATCGAGATCCTGCGCCGCGCCTCCGCCGGCACGCAGCAGGGCGACGCCGGCGCGGTGCTGCGCGCTCTACTCGACGAGCCCAGCGGGCTCATCGAGTCGGTGTTGCACCGACTCGGCGTCGGGTCCGAGTTCGTCCGAGCGCGACTCGCCGAGGCCGAGCGCATCCCGCCAGCCCCGGCGATCCGCCGCCGCCGCGGGAGCCTCTCGGGCACCAGCGAGACCTTCGTTCCGGCGCCGATCGAGAAGGTCTGGGAGCTGGTGTCCGACCCGGAGCGGCTTCCCGAGTGGGACCTGAGCATCGGCCGGGTGGAGGCCGAAGCGACGGGGCACGCACCGAAGACCGGAGACCACTTTCTCGCGCTCGCCCGCACAGAACGACCGGATGGCAGACCCCTGCGCACGTCGAAACAGTACCGGCGCCAACTCGTAGCACTCGTCGAACAGGAACGGCCCTCGCGTATCGTCTGGCGTTTCAGCTATCCCGACGCGGTGCGGGCAAACACCCGGGTGGTCACCATCGCGCTAGAGCCCGCTGCCGGCGGCGCCCACTTGCGCCTCGAGCTGCAGTGGGTGCGCAATCCCGAGCGCCAAATGTCACTCCTCGGCTGGCTGCTGCGACCACTTGCCCGCTTCTCCATCTGGATGCAGCTGTCGCAGCTCGGAAGCAGCATGAGTCGGGTCTTTCGCTGA
- the rpmF gene encoding 50S ribosomal protein L32, producing MAVPKRRTSRANTHHRRSQWKADNPALVKTVVDGKTVYSLPHRARVVEDAAGTPLFLEYKGRKVADA from the coding sequence ATGGCTGTTCCCAAGCGGAGGACCTCGCGCGCTAACACCCACCACCGCCGCTCGCAGTGGAAGGCCGATAACCCGGCACTGGTGAAGACGGTTGTTGACGGCAAGACCGTCTACAGCCTGCCGCACCGTGCACGCGTGGTCGAGGACGCTGCGGGCACCCCGCTGTTCCTCGAGTACAAGGGCCGCAAGGTCGCAGACGCTTAA
- the coaD gene encoding pantetheine-phosphate adenylyltransferase: MSKVAVVPGSFDPVTLGHLDVIRRAATIFDEVHVLVVHNPGKSAMLPIAERVNLIQRSLEDDPTMPKNVTVASWSMGLLVDYCLEVGASVLVKGIRSQIDVAYETPMVLMNRSLANIETVFLLPDPAHAHVSSSLVRQVAELGGDVSPYVPERVARFLDTTRPA, encoded by the coding sequence ATGAGCAAAGTTGCAGTCGTCCCGGGTTCATTCGATCCGGTGACACTTGGCCATCTTGACGTGATCCGTCGCGCAGCCACCATCTTCGATGAGGTGCACGTGCTGGTGGTGCATAACCCCGGCAAGAGCGCGATGCTGCCGATCGCCGAGCGCGTGAACCTGATTCAGCGTTCCCTCGAAGACGATCCGACGATGCCGAAGAACGTCACCGTGGCGTCATGGTCGATGGGCCTGCTGGTCGACTACTGCCTCGAGGTCGGCGCTTCGGTGCTCGTTAAGGGCATTCGCTCGCAGATCGACGTCGCCTACGAAACGCCGATGGTGCTGATGAACCGCAGCCTCGCGAACATCGAGACGGTGTTCCTGCTTCCGGATCCTGCCCACGCGCACGTTTCGAGCTCGCTCGTGCGCCAGGTGGCGGAGTTGGGCGGCGACGTGAGCCCATACGTCCCCGAGCGCGTTGCGCGCTTCCTCGACACCACGCGGCCGGCCTGA
- the mutM gene encoding bifunctional DNA-formamidopyrimidine glycosylase/DNA-(apurinic or apyrimidinic site) lyase — translation MPELPEVEVVRAGLAPAVTGARVVAAQVLDARALKRHVPLAGDDGLGGHGVTLSADAASLRVADFERRVTGLTLQAPLRRGKFMWIPVLGGSGEGEQALLAHLGMSGQMLLRSNDAADDRHVRIRLWIEHPEHGELRLDFADQRLFGSLALDGLVVDGAGSVPAQAAHIARDPLDPFFDDAAFVAALRSRSRAVKQLILDQSLVSGVGNIYADEALWRARLHPESAGSSLSERKAVELLSHLREVFSKALAEGGTSFDEQYVNVNGQAGYFAHSLNAYGRGGEPCPRCGEPIKRVPFGGRSSHFCPRCQRRR, via the coding sequence ATGCCCGAACTTCCCGAGGTCGAGGTGGTGCGCGCTGGGCTTGCCCCGGCCGTCACCGGTGCCCGGGTCGTCGCAGCGCAGGTGCTCGACGCGCGAGCGCTGAAGCGCCACGTGCCGCTTGCGGGTGACGACGGGCTCGGGGGTCACGGTGTAACGCTCAGTGCGGACGCTGCTTCCTTGCGCGTCGCCGACTTCGAGCGTCGGGTGACCGGGCTCACGCTCCAGGCCCCGCTGAGGCGTGGCAAGTTCATGTGGATCCCTGTCCTGGGCGGCTCTGGCGAGGGTGAACAGGCGCTGCTTGCCCACCTCGGGATGAGCGGGCAGATGCTGTTGCGCTCGAACGACGCCGCGGACGACCGTCACGTGCGTATTCGCCTGTGGATTGAGCACCCCGAGCACGGCGAGCTGCGCCTAGACTTCGCTGACCAGCGGCTGTTTGGCTCGCTGGCGCTCGACGGGCTGGTCGTTGACGGGGCAGGATCCGTGCCAGCGCAGGCCGCGCATATCGCTCGTGACCCGCTCGACCCGTTCTTCGATGACGCCGCGTTCGTGGCGGCCCTGCGGTCTCGGTCGCGCGCCGTGAAGCAGCTGATCCTCGACCAGTCGCTCGTGAGCGGCGTCGGAAACATCTACGCGGATGAGGCCCTCTGGCGCGCGCGCCTGCACCCCGAGTCCGCCGGTTCGTCGCTGAGCGAGCGGAAGGCCGTCGAGCTGCTCTCACACCTGCGCGAGGTGTTCTCGAAGGCGCTCGCGGAGGGCGGCACGAGCTTCGACGAGCAGTACGTGAATGTGAATGGGCAGGCGGGGTACTTCGCCCACTCGCTGAACGCGTACGGACGCGGGGGAGAGCCGTGCCCCAGGTGCGGCGAGCCGATCAAGCGGGTGCCGTTTGGTGGGCGTTCGAGTCACTTCTGCCCGCGGTGCCAGAGGCGTCGATAG
- a CDS encoding nuclear transport factor 2 family protein — protein sequence MDAAEVLSRLMLAIDERRWSDLGQYLHPDFVCQYVHTGESFNRAEWIALNESYPGFDHLRVQDLVGSDDAAACRSHVTGTGENGLNHFECATFVRLTDGLVETMTEVWTDVAQSAPGGARP from the coding sequence ATGGACGCAGCCGAAGTTCTCTCGCGCTTGATGCTCGCAATTGACGAGCGCCGCTGGTCCGACCTCGGACAGTACTTGCACCCAGACTTCGTGTGCCAATACGTGCACACGGGGGAATCGTTCAACCGGGCGGAATGGATCGCGCTCAACGAAAGCTACCCCGGTTTCGACCACCTCCGAGTGCAGGACCTCGTGGGTAGCGATGACGCGGCGGCGTGTCGATCTCACGTCACTGGCACCGGCGAGAATGGGCTGAATCACTTCGAGTGCGCGACGTTCGTCCGGCTGACAGACGGGCTCGTCGAAACGATGACCGAGGTGTGGACTGATGTGGCGCAGTCCGCGCCGGGCGGCGCACGACCGTAG